The following proteins are co-located in the Cryptosporidium parvum Iowa II chromosome 6, whole genome shotgun sequence genome:
- a CDS encoding signal peptide-containing protein gives MSKILCNVLLLLFIFFSYCMCGDMISAIIESASSNLQNAPTLRKDVELDIKNNKPKNFKQGNKRWFKAKKDLMKFTPQKGIELGKKIARNASIGVIWIYEPGLLLAEELVSPCFGIISYYPNMQITVMKGERFLGIICDARDYKPINTDRFKWYVAIGNDLSFTARYYVKEGMYIKEGQELGHLSRPARSVGRVAIKSRARCSGIIVLCKTGPLETGEEFLRISCDAATGTADVNNSLVDKSHTSLLDQSDMGKSIPKLRGLAQISPEQADYDGKQFKLPQIMNSAEESNIIGDDDGKSESEEEEEFGNNKDTRNIQSTKKEEKIKIPLDSSDTLDESTPSSNSDLNIINKAIQPPPEAKKGKNFFDFEFEEEDDGVNDETEYKKVIQELGNNEEDEKNTEKEKLEKEKLEKEQLEKEKLERERIEKERLEKEKIEKEILEKERLEKERLEKERLMKADAKKKEVDVSSSIPGSTDYHVILQTHRNANENFKKHPEKKVERKHNEIGSVKTGGVIDLDGLSSSIVSEAEISILD, from the coding sequence ATGTCGAAAATTCTTTGCAATGTGTtgttattgttatttatCTTCTTCTCATATTGTATGTGTGGGGATATGATTTCAGCAATAATTGAAAGTGCTAGTTCAAATTTACAAAATGCTCCAACTTTAAGAAAAGATGTTGAGCTTGATATCAAAAACAACAAGCCAAAGAACTTTAAACAAGGTAACAAGAGATGGTTTAAAGCAAAGAAAGATCTAATGAAATTCACTCCACAGAAAGGGATTGAGCTCGGGAAAAAGATCGCTCGTAATGCTTCTATTGGAGTTATTTGGATTTACGAGCCAGGACTTTTATTAGCAGAGGAATTAGTATCCCCTTGCTTTGGTATAATAAGTTATTACCCAAATATGCAAATTACTGTAATGAAAGGAGAAAGATTCTTAGGTATTATTTGTGATGCTAGAGACTATAAGCCAATTAATACTGATAGATTTAAATGGTATGTAGCTATAGGAAATGATCTCAGTTTTACTGCAAGATATTATGTTAAAGAGGGGATGTATATAAAGGAGGGTCAGGAACTTGGTCATCTTTCCAGGCCAGCTAGATCAGTTGGAAGAGTTGCAATAAAATCTAGGGCAAGATGTTCTGGAATAATTGTATTATGCAAAACTGGTCCATTGGAAACTGGAGAAGAGTTCCTAAGAATATCATGTGATGCTGCTACAGGCACTGCTGATGTTAACAATAGTCTAGTTGATAAATCTCATACATCTCTTCTTGATCAATCAGATATGGGAAAAAGTATTCCAAAGCTTAGAGGTCTTGCTCAGATTTCTCCAGAACAGGCTGATTATGATGGTAAACAGTTTAAACTTCctcaaataatgaattctGCAGaagaatcaaatattatagGAGACGATGACGGAAAATCTGAGTCtgaagaggaagaagagtttggtaataataaagatactAGAAATATCCAAAGTACtaagaaagaagaaaagattaaaaTTCCTTTAGATAGCTCAGACACTCTTGATGAAAGCACTCCCTCATCTAACTCTGACTTGAATATCATCAACAAAGCAATTCAACCACCGCCTGAAGCCAAGAAAGGTAAGAACTTTTTTGATTTCGAGTTTgaggaagaagatgatgGAGTCAATGACGAAActgaatataaaaaagtGATTCAAGAATTAggaaataatgaagaagatgaaaagaatactgaaaaggaaaaattagaaaaagaaaaattagaaaaagaacaattagaaaaagaaaaattagaaagagaaagaatagaaaaagaaagattagaaaaggaaaaaatcGAAAAAGAAATACTTGAAAAGGAAAgattagaaaaagaaaggttagaaaaagaaagattgATGAAAGCAGATgcaaagaagaaagaagtGGATGTATCTTCATCAATCCCAGGATCTACTGATTATCATGTCATATTACAGACTCACAGGAATGCAAACgaaaactttaaaaaacACCCAGAAAAGAAAGTAGAAAGAAAACATAACGAAATTGGTTCTGTCAAAACTGGAGGCGTAATAGATTTAGATGGCTTGAGTTCTAGTATAGTAAGCGAAGCTGAAATCAGTATTTTGGACTAG
- a CDS encoding hypothetical protein (Ygl231cp/CG11137-homolog, 3 transmembrane domain) — protein MTANQRMRKNEQEETLESDTRSNLGSRYDAWVINPKTIEKKINKSPDKRVLIGSSPCDRTKQDRNSSSSNTNSHCASNSTLNPRIKHQGPTVCAIENAEIQTNQNASEACNFDKKAWSIAHLPLKTMGMTFFMLYMSGNNAGIFSILVVSYALVNAVKILIQANKNFLEIERAARKPFNIQKVVYCLYSLLGIAFILFKLGTMGLIPVNRGDFFSDTPPHAFPLYAIGT, from the coding sequence ATGACTGCAAACCAAAGAATGAGGAAAAATGAGCAAGAAGAGACACTCGAAAGCGACACAAGATCGAATCTTGGGAGCAGGTACGACGCATGGGTAATAAATCCAAAAACTatcgaaaaaaaaattaataaaagtcCTGATAAACGAGTACTTATAGGATCAAGTCCTTGCGATCGTACAAAGCAAGACCGCAACTCAAGTAGTAGCAATACTAACAGTCACTGCGCAAGTAACTCGACGCTAAACCCCAGAATAAAACACCAAGGCCCAACAGTATGTGCGATTGAAAACGCAGAAATACAAACAAACCAAAATGCCTCCGAAGCTTGCAATTTTGATAAGAAGGCATGGAGCATTGCTCATCTGCCACTTAAAACCATGGGTATGACGTTTTTCATGCTATATATGAGCGGTAATAACGCCGGAATTTTCAGCATACTTGTCGTTAGCTATGCTCTCGTTAATGCAGTAAAGATATTAATCCAAGCAAACAAGAACTTTCTTGAAATCGAGCGCGCAGCAAGAAAGCCGTTCAACATCCAAAAAGTGGTATATTGCCTATACTCACTCCTTGGAATCGCCTTCATCCTCTTCAAGCTGGGCACTATGGGACTCATTCCTGTCAACCGCGGAGACTTCTTTTCGGACACACCACCTCACGCCTTTCCATTGTACGCCATTGGTACATGA
- a CDS encoding protein with spectrin repeats, CG12008-like — MSRPKSLRYERAIETGVEILRRTLNKRENEIRASLLELKENELNLKKRESNLAESLRVLEQEKKNNEYLRVVNAKTEKIFNSAMESLKLKEKKMTESLDSIISEFELESSDPDQNMDIFSKLELLRNYLLKVKKNESDFLEYSKKIQAEKFGKSTGRCNCGYPIFIINGEVIAGSSGFGCNFDGDPEIIELEFKSMELDWERRALEHTKEALRQEKLRQEEILQSREEKIKYKNEELDTRLREIKRMEHILNMRILEEEKNTSFGRNANSNPSSVSSKRKARNGSQAGRNSCPVRGSRENLSYLGKQRESSSFGLSSDKIKKKQKEEEYGLTPINSSSTSVNKTNHIIIENKDFSNVYKPDSVSYSMKEALPTEPEKEKNLETPPSEEYELYSLSQSDGEILFTSPSYRISPNNTIRRKFIVGITETAESSSKKEADPPNSSVIVTSNTNLSQKTTLTNNFSDLNTGNVSSQEITPNYLRGKTFSDSSERLIPPRMSPLLRSQRQRLKQILQEEENENNENYSENLLGAEHKNSNSTDVDYGIFEVSSSHKFLCSTPK, encoded by the coding sequence ATGTCCAGGCCAAAAAGTTTAAGATATGAAAGGGCAATTGAGACGGGAGTTGAAATATTAAGGCGTACACTAAATAAGAGAGAAAATGAGATAAGAGCTTCATTATTGGAACTTAAGGAGAATGAgttaaatttgaagaagagAGAGTCAAATTTAGCAGAGTCTTTGAGGGTGTTggaacaagaaaaaaaaaacaatgaGTATTTAAGAGTAGTGAATGCAAAGACTGAGaagatatttaattctgCTATGGAGAGCTTAAAgcttaaagaaaaaaaaatgactGAAAGTTTAGACTCAATAATAAGTGAGTTTGAATTAGAGTCATCAGACCCTGATCAAAATATGGATATTTTTAGCAAATTAGAATTACTTAGAAACTATTTGCTAAAGgtcaaaaaaaatgaatcagACTTTTTAGAGTATTCAAAGAAGATTCAAGCTGAAAAATTTGGCAAGTCAACTGGAAGATGTAATTGCGGATATcctatatttattataaatggAGAAGTTATCGCAGGAAGTTCAGGATTTGGTTGTAACTTTGATGGAGACCCAGAAATTATTGAGTTAGAGTTTAAATCAATGGAACTTGATTGGGAAAGAAGGGCTTTAGAGCATACTAAAGAGGCTTTAAGACAAGAAAAATTGAGACAGGAAGAGATTCTACAAAGTAGAGAAgagaaaatcaaatataagAACGAAGAATTGGATACTAGACTACGTGAAATAAAGAGAATGGAacatattttaaatatgaGAATTTTAGAAGAGGAGAAAAACACATCTTTTGGTCGTAACGCAAATTCGAACCCAAGTTCTGTGTCATCTAAAAGAAAGGCAAGGAATGGATCTCAGGCAGGTAGAAACAGTTGCCCAGTACGTGGGTCGAGAGAGAATTTAAGCTATTTAGGGAAGCAACGTGAATCTAGTAGTTTTGGTTTAAGTTCGGATaagattaaaaagaaaCAGAAAGAAGAGGAATACGGCCTTACTCCGATCAATAGTAGTTCAACTTCTGTTAATAAAACAAACCATATCATTATAGAGAATAAAGACTTTAGCAATGTTTACAAGCCAGACTCAGTTTCATACTCCATGAAGGAGGCTTTACCAACAGAGccagaaaaagaaaagaatttggAGACTCCTCCTTCAGAAGAATATGAGCTTTATTCTCTAAGCCAGAGCGATGGAGAGATACTCTTTACATCACCAAGCTATAGAATAAGCCCAAACAATACTATCagaagaaaatttattGTTGGAATTACAGAAACAGCTGAATCAAGTTCAAAGAAAGAAGCAGATCCTCCAAATAGTAGTGTAATAGTTACAAGCAATACCAATCTTTCACAGAAGACAACTCTcacaaataatttttccgATCTAAATACTGGAAATGTTTCTTCTCAAGAAATTACTCCAAATTATTTGCGTGGTAAAACTTTTAGTGATAGTTCAGAGAGGTTGATACCTCCCAGAATGTCTCCTTTACTAAGAAGCCAAAGGCAAAGACTTAAGCAGATTCTTCAGGAGGAGGAGAACGAAAATAATGAGAACTATTCAGAAAATTTACTTGGGGCTGAACATAAAAATTCGAATTCAACAGATGTAGACTatggaatatttgaagTAAGTAGTTCACACAAATTTCTTTGTTCAACGCCCAAGTAA
- a CDS encoding DnaJ(hsp40)'DnaJ(hsp40)', translating into FQFFGKISMMNAPKKSIKECCEILNLKISNLNNDGEIKKAYHKLAIKWHPDKNMGNDRQMCEAKFKDIVEAYDILTDPLKRSQAEYESRKKDIFSRGVVSGARTTKFDGSLFGGGAKFARQGTNPGLIHISHKEKQSSQGSVLGSRKSKESELRKKEDYVQLSERLINGLNSIYEVVSNAVNGSEVSVSAAASKFLDLKNTILKNKVNIKMSSSFDELSGMQHNEDTTPKPVFEKKQVLTGLNKTTSLDDDFASTSTPSDSTNSDPEKTPYLLSKNQKTPDYRMNMLNAPDYRTPNYIQQQTLCSGSDGPHMFGTSIKNNSDRFKPVSDHFREDMFEKVSVRHAHKKIIEKVKINPEGSHNTKKPSECRLTRGKFIN; encoded by the coding sequence tttcaattttttggCAAAATTTCAATGATGAATGCTCCCAAAAAGTCAATAAAAGAATGCTGtgaaattttgaatcttAAGATATccaatttaaataatgatggGGAAATTAAGAAGGCTTATCATAAATTAGCGATAAAATGGCACCCAGATAAAAACATGGGAAATGATAGACAGATGTGTGAGGCGAAATTTAAAGATATAGTTGAAGCTTATGATATATTAACAGATCCTCTAAAACGTAGCCAAGCAGAGTATGAGTCGAGAAAAAAGgatattttttcaagagGAGTTGTCAGTGGAGCAAGAACAACTAAATTCGATGGGTCATTATTTGGAGGTGGGGCCAAGTTTGCAAGACAAGGAACTAATCCGGGATTGATACATATATCTCATAAAGAGAAACAAAGTTCCCAAGGCTCAGTTTTAGGCTCAAGAAAGTCAAAAGAAAGtgaattaagaaaaaaagaggaTTATGTTCAACTATCTGAGAGGCTAATAAATGGACTAAATTCTATCTACGAAGTGGTTTCTAATGCCGTTAACGGAAGTGAAGTAAGTGTCAGCGCTGCAGCCTCAAAGTTTCTTGACTTGAAAAACACAATCctaaaaaataaagttaatataaaaatgtCCAGCTCCTTTGATGAATTGAGTGGTATGCAACATAATGAAGATACCACCCCTAAACCcgtttttgaaaaaaaacagGTGCTTACCGGTTTAAACAAGACAACTTCACTTGATGATGACTTTGCTTCTACAAGTACACCTTCTGATAGTACAAATAGTGATCCTGAAAAAACTCCTTACcttctttcaaaaaatcaaaaaacaCCTGATTACAGAATGAATATGTTAAACGCTCCAGATTATAGAACTCctaattatattcaacaaCAAACTCTTTGTAGCGGATCGGATGGGCCACATATGTTCGGAActtcaataaaaaataattcagatAGATTTAAACCAGTTTCAGACCATTTTAGAGAGGATATGTTTGAAAAAGTCTCTGTAAGACATGCGcacaagaaaataatagaaaaggTTAAGATTAATCCAGAAGGCAGCcataatacaaaaaaacCATCAGAATGCAGGTTGACCAGAGGCAAATTCATAAActaa
- a CDS encoding RNAse P Rpr2/Rpp21 subunit domain: MEQNSQPDSEKKKEGMSVAPAYHRMNFLLQVSQQYALVSNELSRYCYSLAREISRKKLARIDPDSRRLWCKRCNTHFIPGITCEFILEDQIISGGNNNNNKKFVKTNIFNRCNYCNWKKRHTYKVFDEFEDEEKNMIID; the protein is encoded by the coding sequence ATGGAGCAGAATTCTCAGCCAGATTCtgagaaaaagaaagaaggCATGTCCGTGGCACCTGCTTATCATAGaatgaattttcttcttcaagttAGCCAACAATATGCATTAGTTTCAAATGAGCTTTCTAGGTATTGCTATAGTCTAGCAAGAGAAATTTCTAGGAAAAAACTAGCTAGAATTGATCCAGATTCTAGGAGATTGTGGTGTAAAAGATGTAATACCCACTTTATTCCGGGCATTACTTGCGAATTCATCCTTGAAGATCAAATTATTTCCGGTGgcaataacaataataataaaaagttcGTTAAAACCAATATCTTTAACAGGTGCAACTATTGTAATTGGAAAAAGAGACATACTTATAAAgtttttgatgaatttgaagatgaagagAAAAACATGATAATCGATTAA
- a CDS encoding hypothetical protein (cryptosporidium gp40/15; signal peptide plus possible GPI anchor signal sequence, crypto-specific paralogs), with protein MRLSLIIVLLSVIVSAVFSAPAVPLRGTLKDVPVEGSSSSSSSSSSSSSSSSSTSTVAPANKARTGEDAEGSQDSSGTEASGSQGSEEEGSEDDGQTSAASQPTTPAQSEGATTETIEATPKEECGTSFVMWFGEGTPAATLKCGAYTIVYAPIKDQTDPAPRYISGEVTSVTFEKSDNTVKIKVNGQDFSTLSANSSSPTENGGSAGQASSRSRRSLSEETSEAAATVDLFAFTLDGGKRIEVAVPNVEDASKRDKYSLVADDKPFYTGANSGTTNGVYRLNENGDLVDKDNTVLLKDAGSSAFGLRYIVPSVFAIFAALFVL; from the coding sequence ATGAGATTGTCGCTCATTATCGTATTACTCTCCGTTATAGTCTCCGCTGTATTCTCAGCCCCAGCCGTTCCACTCAGAGGAACTTTAAAGGATGTTCCTGTTGAGGGCTCATCATCGTCATcgtcatcatcatcatcatcatcatcatcatcatcatcaacaTCAACCGTCGCACCAGCAAATAAGGCAAGAACTGGAGAAGACGCAGAAGGCAGTCAAGATTCTAGTGGTACTGAAGCTTCTGGTAGCCAGGGTTCTGAAGAGGAAGGTAGTGAAGACGATGGCCAAACTAGTGCTGCTTCCCAACCCACTACTCCAGCTCAAAGTGAAGGCGCAACTACCGAAACCATAGAAGCTACTCCAAAAGAAGAATGCGGCACTTCATTTGTAATGTGGTTCGGAGAAGGTACCCCAGCTGCGACATTGAAGTGTGGTGCCTACACTATCGTCTATGCACCTATAAAAGACCAAACAGATCCCGCACCAAGATATATCTCTGGTGAAGTTACATCTGTAACCTTTGAAAAGAGTGATAATACAGTTAAAATCAAGGTTAACGGTCAGGATTTCAGCACTCTCTCTGCTAATTCAAGTAGTCCAACTGAAAATGGCGGATCTGCGGGTCAGGCTTCATCAAGATCAAGAAGATCACTCTCAGAGGAAACCAGTGAAGCTGCTGCAACCGTCGATTTGTTTGCCTTTACCCTTGATGGTGGTAAAAGAATTGAAGTGGCTGTACCAAACGTCGAAGATGCATCTAAAAGAGACAAGTACAGTTTGGTTGCAGACGATAAACCTTTCTATACCGGCGCAAACAGCGGCACTACCAATGGTGTCTACAGGTTGAATGAGAACGGAGACTTGGTTGATAAGGACAACACAGTTCTTTTGAAGGATGCTGGTTCCTCTGCTTTTGGACTCAGATACATCGTTCCTTCCGTTTTTGCAATCTTTGCAGCCTTATTCGTGttgtaa
- a CDS encoding IscU-like NifU protein, iron-sulfur protein has protein sequence MLQLRQLIDKRILIKKCVPICQRLFYSDTVHDHFRNPRNVGSLPSDDKNVGTAVVGKASCGDVVKLQVDIRDGIIKDAKFKTFGCGSAIASTSYATELIIGKTTEEALKINNKTIADHLNLPPIKLHCSLLAEDAIKHAIKNYQDKQLKS, from the coding sequence ATGTTGCAATTAAGACAGCTTATCGATAAAAGAATACTAATAAAGAAATGTGTTCCGATTTGTCAAAGACTTTTCTATAGTGATACTGTACATGATCATTTTAGAAATCCAAGAAATGTGGGGAGTCTCCCCAGTGATGACAAAAACGTCGGAACGGCAGTTGTTGGCAAGGCTTCATGTGGAGATGTCGTCAAATTACAAGTAGATATTAGGGatggaattattaaagatgcAAAGTTTAAAACCTTTGGATGTGGTTCTGCTATTGCCAGTACATCTTATGCTACTGAATTAATCATTGGTAAAACTACGGAAGAAGCTTTGAAGATCAACAACAAAACAATTGCAGATCACTTAAACTTACCTCCAATTAAATTGCATTGCTCTTTGTTAGCTGAAGATGCTATTAAACATGCAATTAAGAATTATCAAGACAAACAGCTCAAATCATGA
- a CDS encoding signal peptide-containing protein: MEIKIFWLLLFCVKFAREVILTTGNENIYSGLEKELGDEQDLDQAKLIDSIRKIGSDAQHTEPFQPLLDASEEKQDEKDSIIDAAKVTSARKSESLPTSAEKIDLIGAGISDSRKDTGAKASAPDFKFGEPGPSIREEELEMYVHPSEELIFSIPIPTMKPEHQFNTIRRLSGSKYRGLPKAHQNERGNVNWCKIIATREPEIMTKVNNIYRMIQSDLVSVLGGIGLDGSSSNQGYSGSRAGSGWTQQHICEGIYLLNTYRGEGDCERIFVDLMARFHGQWSLFYKMFRQKFRQICKEAGYSTGRWDVYNDRAYSQYSVLRSAKKPIKTEPTKERREFVRLLRTRSGICSLLPQNLREKAIQLKTSVDNIPQIKHITQRISLSDYCDIILGKQSIIECAEALITFFKLKAETYYDSTERYRPIRSLLIKACDDALFHEKDSNTRPEKVSQYDRMENKE; the protein is encoded by the coding sequence AtggaaattaaaatattttggttACTTCTGTTTTGTGTGAAATTTGCGAGGGAAGTAATACTTACAACAggtaatgaaaatatatatagtGGTTTGGAAAAAGAACTAGGAGATGAACAAGATCTTGATCAAGCAAAGTTAATTGACAGTATACGTAAGATTGGTTCTGATGCACAACATACGGAACCATTTCAGCCACTTTTAGATGCTTCTGAAGAAAAACAAGATGAAAAAGATTCAATTATAGATGCAGCTAAAGTTACATCTGCTAGAAAAAGTGAGAGTTTACCAACTTCAGCTGAAAAAATAGATTTGATAGGAGCTGGTATTTCAGACTCCAGGAAAGATACGGGAGCCAAAGCTTCAGCTCCAGATTTCAAATTTGGGGAACCTGGACCTTCAATTAGAGAAGAGGAACTTGAAATGTACGTACATCCTTCAGAAGAGCtcatattttcaattccTATTCCTACAATGAAACCAGAACATCAGTTTAATACAATTAGGCGACTTTCTGGATCAAAGTATAGAGGATTGCCAAAAGCTCATCAAAATGAGAGAGGAAATGTTAATTGGTGTAAAATTATTGCCACAAGAGAACCTGAAATTATGacaaaagttaataatatatatagaaTGATACAATCGGACTTAGTTAGTGTACTTGGAGGAATTGGATTAGATGGATCTTCTAGTAATCAGGGATATTCTGGAAGTAGAGCAGGTAGTGGATGGACCCAACAACATATTTGCGAGGggatttatttattaaatacttATCGTGGAGAAGGGGATTGTGAGAGGATTTTTGTTGATCTAATGGCAAGATTCCATGGCCAATGGAGTCTTTTTTATAAGATGTTTAGACAAAAATTTCGTCAAATTTGTAAGGAAGCGGGATATAGTACTGGACGCTGGGATGTTTACAATGACAGAGCCTATTCTCAATATTCTGTATTAAGGTCAGCAAAAAAGCCTATCAAAACTGAGCCAACTAAAGAAAGAAGGGAGTTTGTTAGATTACTTAGAACCAGAAGTGGCATATGTAGCTTATTACCACAAAATCTTAGGGAAAAAGctattcaattaaaaactTCTGTTGACAATATTCCTCAAATCAAACATATTACACAGAGGATTAGTTTATCAGACTATTGTGATATAATACTCGGGAAACAATCAATTATAGAATGTGCAGAAGCTCTTATAACATTTTTCAAGCTTAAAGCAGAAACTTATTATGACAGTACTGAAAGGTATCGTCCAATAAGGAGTTTGTTAATAAAGGCTTGCGATGATGCTCTCTTTCACGAAAAGGATTCAAATACAAGGCCAGAAAAAGTTAGCCAGTACGATCGAATGGAGAATAaggaataa